One region of Dehalococcoidia bacterium genomic DNA includes:
- the rsmI gene encoding 16S rRNA (cytidine(1402)-2'-O)-methyltransferase: MPFALEYDIKFTAKRKLGYNYCVIVPVLYVVATPIGNLEDITLRALRVLGEVQLIAAEDTRTSRKLLSRYNIKTGLASYYEHNKKSKMPALLKMLEEQDIALISEAGTPGISDPGYELIKGAIEKGFKVEVLPGPSAVITALAASGLPSDQFLYLGFLPRKKGEKRRLLGSVSLEPRTMICFESPYRVVDSLSAMLEMMGDRNVAVCREMSKLHEEIFRGPLSAAVRHFNRPRGEFTIVIQGIGKVKKSLCKARDKSKMGV, encoded by the coding sequence ATGCCATTTGCGCTCGAGTACGACATAAAGTTTACCGCCAAGCGTAAACTGGGATATAATTACTGCGTTATTGTGCCTGTTCTGTATGTTGTAGCCACACCCATCGGTAACCTTGAGGATATCACGCTGAGAGCCCTGCGGGTGTTGGGTGAAGTGCAGTTGATAGCAGCAGAAGATACGCGCACCTCACGCAAGCTGCTCAGCAGGTATAATATTAAGACCGGATTGGCCAGTTATTACGAGCACAATAAAAAAAGCAAGATGCCTGCCCTGCTGAAAATGCTGGAGGAACAGGACATCGCCCTTATCTCGGAAGCCGGTACTCCCGGCATCAGCGATCCGGGCTACGAGCTGATCAAGGGCGCTATTGAGAAAGGATTTAAAGTCGAGGTATTGCCGGGGCCTTCGGCGGTGATCACTGCCCTGGCTGCTTCAGGCCTGCCGTCGGACCAGTTCCTTTACCTGGGCTTTTTACCGCGCAAGAAGGGGGAGAAAAGGCGGTTGCTGGGATCGGTCAGCTTGGAGCCGAGGACGATGATCTGTTTCGAGTCGCCTTACAGGGTGGTCGATTCACTGTCGGCCATGCTGGAGATGATGGGTGACCGCAACGTAGCAGTGTGCAGGGAGATGAGCAAGCTGCACGAGGAGATATTTCGCGGACCGCTGAGCGCGGCAGTCAGGCATTTCAACAGGCCGCGCGGTGAATTCACGATCGTTATACAGGGCATCGGTAAGGTAAAAAAGTCCTTGTGTAAGGCAAGGGACAAATCTAAAATGGGAGTTTAG
- a CDS encoding GuaB3 family IMP dehydrogenase-related protein has protein sequence MPIPKFKELERAYGFDEVAIVPGDVTVNPDQTNIEFKIRDITFAIPIVAAAMDAVVDPDFAIIFNKAGGLPIINMDGIQVRYDNPRAVLDEIINAPQGEVTALMQKIYSQPIKDSLIAQRIQKIKKAGAVCAVSMIPATTKKLAPVAEEAGADIIVVQTTVTTARHISKSYRGLSFSDMCKQLRIPVVVGNAVTYSAALELMRTGIDGLLVGIGPGAACTTREVLGVGVPQVTATIDCAAARNVYFKETGRYVSIITDGGIRIGSDMCKAFVSGADAVVFGSILTRAGEAPGKGYHWGMSQPSATLPRGTRIKTGVKGSLEKLLFGPSHVTDGTENYVGALRNAMGVCGALSIKEFQKVKLVIAPSIKTEGKYFQSTQQSC, from the coding sequence ATGCCAATACCTAAATTCAAAGAGCTCGAACGAGCATATGGTTTCGATGAAGTGGCAATCGTGCCAGGGGACGTCACGGTCAATCCCGACCAGACCAACATCGAATTTAAAATCCGCGATATCACTTTCGCCATCCCGATAGTAGCCGCCGCCATGGACGCCGTGGTGGACCCCGATTTCGCCATAATATTCAACAAGGCGGGAGGATTGCCCATCATCAATATGGACGGAATTCAGGTCAGATATGACAATCCCCGCGCTGTACTGGATGAGATAATCAACGCGCCTCAGGGAGAGGTCACTGCCCTGATGCAGAAGATCTACAGCCAGCCCATCAAGGATTCGCTTATCGCACAACGCATTCAGAAGATTAAGAAGGCCGGCGCTGTCTGCGCCGTATCCATGATACCCGCCACGACCAAAAAGCTGGCCCCCGTAGCAGAGGAGGCCGGCGCCGACATAATTGTGGTGCAGACCACGGTAACCACAGCACGGCATATCTCCAAGAGCTATCGCGGCCTGAGCTTCTCGGACATGTGCAAACAGCTCCGCATCCCGGTGGTGGTGGGCAACGCCGTAACTTACAGTGCAGCCCTCGAGCTGATGCGGACGGGTATCGACGGCCTGCTGGTAGGTATCGGCCCGGGCGCCGCCTGCACGACACGCGAGGTGCTGGGCGTGGGAGTACCGCAGGTTACGGCCACCATCGATTGCGCCGCTGCGCGCAACGTTTATTTCAAGGAAACCGGCCGCTATGTCTCGATCATAACCGATGGCGGCATCCGCATCGGCAGCGATATGTGCAAAGCCTTTGTCTCGGGCGCCGACGCCGTGGTATTCGGCTCCATCCTTACCCGCGCCGGGGAAGCGCCGGGCAAGGGATATCACTGGGGTATGTCCCAGCCATCCGCCACGCTTCCGCGCGGCACGCGTATCAAGACCGGCGTCAAGGGTTCGCTTGAGAAGCTGCTCTTCGGGCCCAGCCACGTTACCGACGGGACGGAAAACTACGTGGGCGCTCTGCGCAACGCCATGGGCGTATGCGGGGCGCTGAGCATTAAAGAGTTCCAAAAGGTCAAACTGGTGATCGCTCCCTCCATAAAGACAGAGGGTAAATACTTCCAGTCCACTCAACAGAGCTGCTGA
- a CDS encoding MFS transporter, whose translation MFDTLKKHLNQWGGGVSLFFCFTHFSQDLMTGLLITMLPFIRQDMMLNYFQAGLLVSAYSVTSGFSQILGGWVGDRIKHRWISITMGLTGVGISGIAAGLMPTYESLLVAMVSMGIFAGAYHPAAVPAISSLFEDRRGKAIGLHMIGGALGFGVGPFIGTAIAATINWHMAFLLLSIPALVAGFSVAFWLRKIEPDIPRAEITEGRGKQAGADSPSLWQVLKKVSTVIILVVVVTFTSGSLLPFIPLYLVDHYSLTATMAAVWTSVLRASGVLGSLLGGWLSDRWGNRQTVLLTLIAIGPAILLFTTVNYFPALAVLMIVIGIVWTMRETAVQTYLMERTPLRMHGIVFGIYFGIGQQGQSLLQPVYGVFMDMAGISSVFLIVGVISLATSIVTIFIARKI comes from the coding sequence TTGTTCGACACGCTTAAAAAGCATCTCAATCAATGGGGAGGTGGTGTAAGCCTCTTCTTCTGCTTTACACACTTCAGCCAGGATTTGATGACCGGCCTGCTTATCACGATGCTGCCGTTTATCCGGCAGGATATGATGCTTAATTACTTTCAGGCGGGGTTGCTGGTCTCTGCGTACAGCGTCACCTCGGGATTTTCGCAGATATTGGGTGGATGGGTCGGTGACCGCATCAAGCACAGGTGGATATCGATAACAATGGGTTTGACCGGAGTAGGCATCAGCGGCATTGCCGCAGGCCTGATGCCGACCTATGAATCATTGCTGGTAGCCATGGTATCTATGGGCATCTTTGCCGGCGCTTACCATCCTGCGGCCGTGCCCGCCATCAGCAGCCTGTTCGAGGACAGGCGCGGAAAGGCCATAGGGCTGCATATGATCGGAGGCGCATTAGGCTTCGGCGTCGGCCCGTTTATCGGCACGGCTATCGCTGCAACTATCAACTGGCACATGGCCTTTCTTCTGCTTTCTATACCCGCCCTGGTTGCAGGGTTCAGCGTTGCCTTCTGGCTGCGTAAAATTGAACCCGATATACCCCGTGCTGAAATTACGGAAGGCAGGGGGAAACAGGCCGGCGCCGATTCGCCGTCGCTCTGGCAGGTGCTGAAGAAGGTATCTACAGTCATTATCCTGGTGGTCGTGGTCACATTTACCTCCGGCTCCCTGCTGCCTTTCATACCGCTTTATCTTGTCGACCATTACAGCCTTACCGCAACCATGGCTGCAGTCTGGACCAGCGTACTGAGAGCGTCAGGAGTTCTGGGGAGTCTGCTGGGTGGATGGCTTTCGGACAGGTGGGGTAACAGACAGACCGTCCTGCTGACATTGATAGCCATAGGTCCGGCCATACTGCTCTTCACCACAGTTAACTATTTTCCCGCCCTGGCCGTGTTAATGATTGTCATCGGGATCGTGTGGACAATGAGGGAAACTGCAGTCCAGACATATCTGATGGAGAGAACACCGCTGCGTATGCACGGGATAGTTTTCGGTATCTATTTTGGTATTGGGCAGCAGGGGCAGAGCCTGCTGCAGCCCGTATATGGTGTGTTCATGGATATGGCCGGCATCTCCAGTGTCTTTCTCATCGTAGGTGTCATCAGCCTGGCCACGTCTATCGTCACGATCTTTATTGCCCGTAAAATATGA
- a CDS encoding LysE family transporter, which yields MTQNLWIFLLSAAGISLSGVMLPGPLTAATIAKGYEDRNAGAMIGIGHGIIEIPIIALIYFGFASYLNDPVVKTVTGLAGGALLIIMGLLIFFTFKKPVEGGAVMPYSPLVTGMVMTGGNPYIYLWWATIGVALITGAVTFGIMGLALFTVVHLACDITWDQIVSMTVFRTRHLWTPKVQKIVFSICALVLIGFGIWYGASVFI from the coding sequence ATGACCCAGAATCTGTGGATCTTTTTGCTTTCCGCGGCCGGTATATCACTCTCAGGTGTTATGTTGCCCGGACCGCTGACGGCCGCCACCATCGCCAAAGGGTATGAAGACAGGAACGCCGGGGCTATGATCGGTATCGGACACGGGATCATTGAGATACCTATAATCGCCCTCATTTATTTCGGTTTTGCTTCCTATCTCAACGATCCAGTCGTGAAAACGGTCACCGGATTGGCCGGAGGAGCGCTGCTAATAATAATGGGGCTGCTTATCTTCTTTACCTTCAAGAAACCGGTTGAGGGAGGGGCCGTTATGCCGTACAGTCCCCTTGTGACGGGCATGGTGATGACCGGCGGTAATCCATATATCTATCTCTGGTGGGCTACCATAGGCGTGGCATTGATAACAGGCGCCGTCACCTTCGGTATTATGGGCCTGGCGCTTTTTACGGTCGTCCATCTTGCCTGTGACATCACCTGGGACCAGATCGTTTCGATGACCGTATTCCGTACAAGACACCTATGGACGCCGAAAGTGCAGAAAATTGTATTCAGTATCTGCGCGCTGGTGTTGATAGGTTTCGGCATCTGGTATGGGGCATCGGTCTTTATATAA